From the Primulina tabacum isolate GXHZ01 chromosome 3, ASM2559414v2, whole genome shotgun sequence genome, one window contains:
- the LOC142538501 gene encoding uncharacterized protein LOC142538501, whose translation MPPCPKCGKLHGGECMQGSNVCYRCKKPGHLARNCPGSSEKVQGCIFSMTKEEVDADTSMITGMFLISGVNAIVLLDSEATHSFILESFVRRLGITTSITETQLAIALPSGQELQTDQIMRGCPIYVQGHQMYAELIVLKMTDFDVILGMDWLSKYIVTIDFGIKMIRLNHSQ comes from the coding sequence ATGCCACCTTGTCCTAAATGTGGCAAACTTCATGGCGGGGAATGTATGCAAGGTTCCAATGTTTGTTATCGTTGCAAAAAGCCAGGGCATCTCGCCAGGAATTGTCCAGGGAGTTCTGAGAAAGTACAGGGATGCATTTTCTCGATGACCAAAGAAGAAGTGGATGCGGATACATCGATGATTACCggtatgttcttgatttctggtGTTAAtgctattgttttactagattcagaaGCCACACATTCCTTTATTTTGGAATCGTTTGTAAGGAGACTGGGCATTACAACAAGTATCACAGAGACACAACTCGCCATAGCCTTACCTTCCGGGCAAGAATTACAGACAGATCAGATTATGCGAGGGTGTCCAATATATGTCCAAGGCCATCAGATGTATGCTGAATTGATAGTTTTGAAAATGACCgattttgatgtgatattgggaatggattggctctcgAAGTACATAGTTACTATTGATTTTGGCATAAAGATGATCAGGCTGAACCATtcacagtag
- the LOC142540796 gene encoding ubiquitin-conjugating enzyme E2 22-like encodes MMIIFQSYMLTLKAQVIRCLLIEPFPESALNEQAGKMLIDNYDNYARLYTGLHALKPKPKSRNGTVSESTTKNMDQTNSSLKGVDQKNTILVTVTPFPLTPKPGNVQDLPSVVTSSNCTGVGESTAAPGMQKNKSGVNKVPADKKKTGCQKEKLKEIIKLPWMFFVELFGLISGKYG; translated from the exons atgatgataATTTTTCAGTCATATATGCTGACATTGAAGGCCCAG GTTATCAGATGCTTGTTGATCGAACCCTTCCCTGAATCAGCTTTAAACGAACAGGCTGGCAAGATGCTGATTGATAATTATGACAACTATGCAAG GCTTTACACCGGACTACATGCTCTGAAGCCAAAGCCAAAATCCAGAAACGGAACTGTATCTGAGTCCACCACCAAGAATATGGACCAGACGAATTCTTCGCTGAAGGGTGTTGACCAGAAAAATACCATATTAGTTACTGTCACACCTTTTCCGTTGACCCCTAAACCAGGAAATGTGCAAGATCTTCCATCTGTCGTAACCTCATCAAATTGTACTGGAGTTGGCGAATCAACAGCGGCCCCGGGAATGCAAAAAAATAAATCTGGGGTGAATAAAGTTCCGGCAGACAAGAAGAAGACTGGATGCCAGAAAGAAAAGCTTAAAGAGATTATAAAGCTTCCGTGGATGTTCTTTGTTGAACTGTTTGGATTGATATCTGGAAAGTATGGATAA
- the LOC142538502 gene encoding uncharacterized protein LOC142538502: protein MQQTTHEQAHAHAMLPRQGPVQIDVYDRFRRLNPPEFMGSTDPAVAEEWIKSLESIFSYLHMEDADKVTCAIFLYTKHARIWWESARVALATIPLTWETFKTVFYNKYFSKDVRAKKASDFLNLKQGTMSMGEYIQQFEAGVQYVPYIAQDDTSKGEHFMRCTNVKSCYVWGDSGKGTYG, encoded by the coding sequence ATGCAACAGACTACTCACGAGCAGGCACACGCACACGCCATGCTACCCAGACAAGGACCTGTTCAAATAGATGTGTATGATCGTTTTCGACGTCTGAATCCTCCGGAATTCATGGGAAGCACCGAtccagcagtagcagaagaATGGATTAAATCATTGGAGTCCATCTTCTCCTACCTTCATATGGAAGATGCAGACAAAGTAACGTGTGCCATATTTTTATACacaaagcatgcaagaatatggtgggagagtgcaagGGTGGCATTAGCTACAATACCATTAACTTGGGAAACTTTCAAAACCGTGTTTTACAACAAGTATTTCAGTAAAGATGTACGAGCCAAGAAAGCCAGTGATTTTCTTAATCTGAAGCAAGGAACCATGTCAATGGGGGAATACATACAACAATTCGAGGCCGGagtccaatatgtaccatatattgCCCAGGATGACACAAGTAAGGGCGAACACTTCATGAGATGTACGAATGTCAAAAGTTGCTACGTATGGGGAGATAGTGGAAAGGGCACTTATGGCTGA
- the LOC142540797 gene encoding calmodulin-like: MRSLGQNPTEAELQDMINEVDADGNGTIDFPEFLNLMARKMKDTDSEEKLKEAFRVFDKDQNGFISAAELRHVMTNLGEKLTDEEVDEMIREADVDGDGQINYEEFVKVMMAK, from the coding sequence ATGAGATCATTGGGGCAGAATCCAACGGAGGCCGAGCTCCAAGACATGATTAACGAGGTTGATGCTGATGGCAATGGAACCATCGACTTTCCCGAGTTCTTGAATCTCATGGCCCGGAAAATGAAGGACACTGACTCGGAGGAGAAACTGAAAGAGGCGTTTCGTGTCTTTGACAAAGATCAAAATGGTTTTATCTCTGCTGCTGAACTGCGCCATGTGATGACAAATCTTGGCGAGAAGCTAACCGATGAAGAGGTTGATGAGATGATTCGAGAGGCAGATGTTGATGGAGATGGGCAAATTAACTATGAAGAGTTTGTCAAGGTAATGATGGCCAAGTAA